Genomic DNA from Chaetodon auriga isolate fChaAug3 chromosome 18, fChaAug3.hap1, whole genome shotgun sequence:
aaaaaaaaaaagttgaggctatatttaaaaactgcagtgtcacacatgcacaaacacaatgacTTTCTCTGAGACATGCCCGGGGGTCAAGAGCAAAAGAatacacactttctctctctccctccctcacacatacacacacacacacacgccttaattgctgcttgtctttggcTCTGTTTTCACAGTCTAGTAACAATAATGCTCAGTAtagctgcagcacaaagacataacCCATTTTTCACACTCTCCCTTGATCTCCATTAAATTTTTTGAGTGGAAGGTTCAATTCCATGTGTAATCATGTGAATGTGATCGCTCTTAGTGAAACTTTCCTGAACAGATGGCTGAAAATCTCTATTGCAGCTAAAAAGGTTTGAGCATCTTCATGTCGtcatcatctcatctctgtTTATTCTTTGTCTGATCCACATTTCGACATTTTATTCCTCACCGCATTGCTTATCGGTGTAACCTACACTTCATCCGTCCAGCTGAGTGCTTTCTCACCACCTTCCCTTTCGTTTATCCTCTCACTTCACTTCTCCCTCAAACACTCCCAAAAGGCAAAAATCAGCAAAACATTATCCTGAGAAAACACCCGGGTGTGCGCGCAGGCATGAAATAGTTGGGAGAGAAATCAAGAGACATGGTTAATTAACAGGGCCTCAACTTCTTGGCAGTTCCCAGCGTTGAATCAATGTGAACTCTGTGAATTTCCAAATCTGGGTTACTTTCTAATACAGTGGGTGAATGACCTCAGCTAGCCAGCTACAGTGGGGAAAAAGCCTCCTGTTGAAGATgagactgggggggggggggggggggttacgGTAAAGGGGTTGCCTTTATGTGATGTTGAAATATCACATATATGTCAGTATGTGTTGTAGATTGTTGTAGACAGGGTTGTAGAttgattctgtttttcagtGCTTCCTAATAGGTTAAAGGTACGTTTAATGAATATTTGCCTAAAAAAtcctgtgtttcatgtgttcataccTTTCTATCCATTTCAATTGCagaaataaatagataaatatgtCACTTTTGTTCAGTCAGAAAATTAAGTTAAAGTTATGTCTATATTTTCCCTGAACTCAAAAGTAGGAGCTTATGAGGAGCATTTGAAGGCAGCATACCCCCCCGCCCTGCGGAAAACTCATGCAACCACGCATGAAACCTTAAACTGAGTGGAAGGAAACAGAGGCGGGACGTCTCCGCcctgaaaggaaagaaaaaaaaaatcctgtggaTGAAAGTCTCCAAGAAGAGGAGTGCTGTGTAGTTTGATGTCGAGGAGCCTGAAGCCTCTGTTCTTGTTGTGATTGGGAAACTAAAGCATCCTCATGAAAGACAAAACGACCGCTCTCACTTGTAAGTAGGCTGCATGTTCATCCGGCGATGGGTGTCTTCATTCGAAAGAACCTTTCAGAATATTCCTCCTGCAGATCGATAATAATGTGCGTGcagtttttcttctgtcaggGTAAAATCTAAAATCTCCCAGGCCGCTTTCTGGGTCTggagcgtgtatgtgtgtggttgggAAGAAAGTGCTGGCAGACATACttcggggggtgggggtgggggggggcgcTCCGCTCGCCCCATAATCCACTGACCTGGATTTATGATGCTGTTATCTATTGAAATGCCTCGCTGATAGGGAGTCTGTTAAAAGTGCCAGAGAAACGTTGGCCACTCTCTTTTGCAACTTGTTGGACTGAGCAGGCGGCCAAATGAGAACTCCTTCAGAtctgaaaggtttgtgtgttttctgtggaaactgggtctgctgtgtgtttttggatgAAGATCAGGCACCGAGACATGAATAGCTTTTAGTGGTTTTACGCAAGACTTCGCGAACTGCTTGTAATTGTCCGCATTGTGCCGCAAAGTTAcagctttgtgtctgtgctccGTTCCATGAGCTGTTTTAGAAATTGTGTTAGAAAACTATATTTTCTGCTAGGTCTCTTTCATTTTTACGCACGGTGATCGATGTTCCCTTTGGACGGGCTTGGCCTTGGTAGGTGATCTGAGCAGTGTTGTAGATAAAAGTTGAACCAGGTGTCTTACATAACCGTGTCCTAACTGAGCCCGTCTGCTCTGCTCATATGTCACCGCGCAAAGCCCAGCGCATTTTTCCGCATAATTGCATCCTGATCATCACACTGAAGTGCTTTGGCTGCTTCTGAGAGGCTTACCGGGAGGCTAAAACTGTGGTCTTGAACTCActcactcttctttttttttcgtTTGAGCTGGAtgtgttcaggagtttctcaGTCTGTACTTTTCCACTAGCAGCGGCTTTTTCTTGGCACCGGGCCTCCCTCCGTTCAGGCTCTCCCTCTTTTGTATACCGAGGGAACCTGCGTCACTCTCGGCCGTTTTAATTGAGGAGCAGCCAAACAGTGAAGCTGATAGGCCTAGTTAAGAGGCTATCAGATTATTTGTACAGGACCGAGTTGCAAGGTCAGGATGGGAGAGAGGCGGGGAGCATGGGTACAGGGTTACAGAAATAATCAGAAGCTTTGAGAATAGTCCCTAATCTGTGGAACTCTCTCACAGTTTCTTTTCATGGTTTCCTATGTGAAGAATCAGCAGTTTATTCTGTACTCCTTAAACATTAAGGGCAACCGTATGTTACTCACTGGACACATCTGGATGCCATTAGCCTATAAGATTTGTTTTGTGAAGACTGAAACGTTGCTGTTGATGACAGTTACAGACAGTGTGACGCATGGGACGTTAGGCAAAGTTGCCATGGTGCTGCACAAACATATGTGGAAATAGTGCAAACCGGCGGCTTCTCAGGGAGTCATGGTAAAGaacttttttcttcctttttttctgtttttgacgCAAGCACATCTTGAGGCGCGGCAATGACGCGCAGCAAGCGCAACGACCTCTGATTGGACGAGAGCGGGATCGATCATCTTCTCACGGTCCATTTAGCTGAAAGAGATGTTTGCAGAGGATCACGCCCACCAGGggttgtgggtgtgtgtgttgggcaggtcctccctcctcctcctcctcggcctgTTATAAAACTAGAGTCAAACGCAGGGTAGTTAAAGTTCGCCTCTGGGCTGTTGATGAGCGCGGAGCTTCACTTCAACTCATCATCCCTCATCATGACgatcaaaacagaaacagaaaagccTGCCATGACTTACTCGAAATCTAGAGGGCTTGTGGCCTTAGTCACCGGTATGGAGTCATAGATGGATATTTTAATCTGATTCTTCGTGACATGTATGGACAtggtttttgctttttatttaaaaatctaaacttttttttttctctctctctcttgtgttGCAGCTTTTATGAAACAGAGGAGGATGGGGCTGAACGACTTCATTCAGAGGCTTGCCACAAACTCCTACGCCTGCAAGCAGTGAGTACCATCTGACTCATGTTATTGTTCTGCGTTCACTGAAATGtcagctgtctgtcctctgaggAAACTTTGTGACTTAATGTGACTCCCTTCTGATTCGCAATAAAAAAAGGAATTGAGgacatttttgtgctttattaATAGATGAACTAAGTATGAActcttttttttcagtcctgAAGTTCAGTCTATTCTGAACTTGAGTCCTCCTCAGGATGCTGAGCTCATGAACACCAACCCCTCTCCTCCTGTAAGCACATTTGCATTCAGCTTCCTTTGTTTACATTGTACCATACGCAGAGATCCGCTCGCACATCCTCTGTTTACCGTGCATTTTGTGGATCATACAATGCCTCCAGCGTCCTCACCCTTTTCTTCcttgctctccctctcacaGCCCAGTCCATCCCAACAGATCAACCTCGGTCCATCCTCCAACCCCTCAGCCAAACCCAGTGACTTCCACTTCCTCAAGGTGATCGGCAAGGGCAGCTTCGGCAAGGTCCTGCTGGCCCGCCATCGCGCAGACGACCAGTTTTACGCAGTCAAAGTCTTACAGAAAAAGGCCATCCTCAAGAAGAAGGAGGTAAGTGCACAGGCAGACATGCCTCCAgctggaaacaaaaacacacacagcaaaagatGTCCCCTCGTCGACCTCTCTAACCCCctgctctctgtgctcctcaGGAGAAACACATCATGTCAGAGAGGAATGTGCTGCTAAAGAACGTCAAGCACCCGTTCTTGGTTGGCCTGCACTACTCTTTCCAAACGGCGGACAAACTCTACTTCATCTTGGACTACATCAACGGAGGAGAGGTGAGTTACCggctgagctgctgccaagaaaaaataaagattcGAAGCGCAGATGAtagaggagaagggaggaacTGGGCTATTTAGAGAAGGAGCTAAAGATGAATGAACAGGGCGGGAGGGAATTAAAAAGATGGAtagagctggaggaagaagggaaaggaCAGACGTTTTTAGAGGAGTTAATATAGCGGCAGAATCAGAGAGgcagaagcacagacagacagaggggataTCCTGTCATGAGAGGCAGAATAGAAGCcgtctttttttctgcctctcgtTCTGGAAAGGAAACACCTCTCAGGAAATCACGGGGTGTGCTGGGACAGCGGGAGAGACTCGCGGCCAAAATTAGCAGCGCCATTCAGACTCAGTGTGTGTCTAATCGAGCTAATTTCCTGTGATTGTTGGACAAGTAAAGACAGTGCTGATTAAATATGGGCCTCGTCAGGAAACAGGATGCATTTACTCTCCTTCtcccctttctcttttcttcccctctttttcCCTGCTGCTCTCTCGCTCCACCTCTGGCCCTCATTTCATCCGTCCTCCCTTGTCAAACATTTTAGGCTCTTGCCTTTCTCTGCATTTACTCCCAATCTggtttcctttctgtctctatctctgctCATGggattttctattttctataaCATAAGCAAGACATTTTAGGTTGTGTTCCAGCAAACACTTATTGCAATAACCTTTACcgcttgttttctctgtcttccagTTGTTCTACCACCTACAGAGAGAGCGCTGCTTCCTCGAGCCCAGAGCCAGGTTCTACGCAGCAGAGATCGCCAGCGCACTGGGCTACCTCCACTCCCTCAACATCGTCTACAGAGACCTGAAGCCAGAGAACATCCTGCTGGACTCACAGGGACACATCATTCTAACAGATTTTGGCCTGTGCAAGGAGAACATCGAGCCCAACGGGACCACGTCGACCTTCTGCGGTACGCCAGAGGTAAGAACGAAAGATCCGGTGATTCAGAACTCCCTTTGACAGCGCTCTGGAATATTCAGTAACTCACCATATcgccctcctttctctctctacaGTATTTAGCTCCTGAGGTTCTACACAAGCAGCCGTATGACAGGACAGTAGACTGGTGGTGCTTAGGAGCTGTTCTCTATGAGATGCTCTATGGCCTGGTGAGTAACATTCACTTACACCCTCAATATATACCTAAATGTTTCGATAATATAGAGTTACACTGtatgctgtgaaaaacaaacaagtcttATCTCATTGGAGTCCCACATGTTTGTGCCTGCATCTATGCATGATTTAAAGTGATACGATCAACGTCATACGACCAGTCATGTGGATTCCTTGCTGCTTCCGTATTGTTGCCAAGATGCTAATCGGTTCTTTCTGTCCCTGCCCAGCCTCCGTTCTACAGCCGTAACACAGCTGAGATGTACGACAACATCCTGAACAAGCCGCTGCAGCTGAAACCCAACATTTCCAACGCAGCCAGACACCTGCTGGAGGGCCTCCTGCAAAAGGACCGAACCAAGCGGCTGGGCTGCACAGAGGACTTTGTAAGTGCTCGGTtatgtgcttgtatgtgtgtatctgtgtgcataTTGTTTGTGTTAAAGGACATCATTGAATTATgcttcatttgtgtttcttcacagaTTGAAATTAAGAACCACATATTCTTCTCCCCCATCAACTGGGATGACCTCAATGCCAAGAAGATCACCCCTCCATTCAACCCCAATGTGGTACGTTCCTTTTTAATTTTCCAACATTTGCTGATGCTGGCAGATTTCTGATTTTCTGCAGTATAGGACCAAAGTCCAATGACTTAGTACTTACATTTCCATAACTAGATGAAGAGCATGGAACATCTTTGCTGTGAATTAAAACATGTCCAATTATGGCAAGGTATTTTGACTATTACAGCCTGCCTaatcccctcttctctccccctctccttcctcccttcctccacctctcagaCGGGACCCAACGACCTCCGGCACTTTGATCCAGAGTTCACAGATGAGCCGGTGCCCAGCTCCATTGGCTGTTCCCCAGACAGCGCACTTGTCACGGCCAGCATcaaagaggctgcagaggcCTTTGTGGGCTTCTCCTACGCCCCATCTATGGACTCCTACCTATAGGATTTAAACACAGGCACTCAATACAGACATCAGTTCAGACTTACAGGACATGAACTGTGGCGTGTCCATGGACTTTGCATCTTGATCCCACCTTACATTTCCCATAAGGATGATGGATATTTCTGAACCAACCCCTGCAACAACTCTGCATCTGCAAAGAATTTGTACACTTGCACTTGCCATAATCTCTCCAAATCTTGAATGCGTTTAAGAAGACTTGAAACACGTGGATGTCTGCCATAATTCAATGACTCATTGGGGTTGAAATCCAACATCTTACTCTGATGTACCAACGCACAAATTCTTCAACCTTCCACAACAGACTCAAACGCTCTGCAGCCTTCAGTTGCCCATCTCTCACCCAATAGTGGAGGTCCTTTGCACACAGCTCAGGCAGCTTAAAAGCCCACTTCTCTGAAGACCCTGAAGCCACAACCgagaagcacacacaccaacttCCACCTTTTCTCAAAAGAGGAAGGCTGGACCGCACTGTACCAGCCCTGAAAAGGATTTCCATCTTCATCTATGTAGCAAAACATCTTCCCTCTTTTGAGGTTCTGTCTATCCACCCACGGGGACCGACCTGTTGAGTCTGAACGAGTAGCTTGGAGGTGACATTCATTTCGGTGCTTTAGTATCTTCTCATTTgcgttctgtgtgtttgaaaaggGAGTCATTTGAAGCTGAATGTTACAGAGGGGGatggtttattttttctgtcaagtgtgcctttttttctctccatcagaaCTCACATCTTTTGGGTTTATCCGTGTCGACCTTAACGTCACCGCTCCACACCTGCCTGCAGGCGGGAGGAGCCGTTTTTTTTGAAGTCACCAGAGGAACGATGTAGCTCCATGCTAATACACCTGTTCTGTCTTTAACACGTAGGAACTCAAACGATGTTTTATATCTTCATTTGCACATAAAACAATAACGGTAATgctgatagagagagagaaagagggagcacAGCTGCTaggtgagaaagagagtgaTGTGTTGAAAAGTGTTTGTGTAGTTCTGCTTGCCAACTGTGTCCCCCTCATATCGTCTTCCATTCGCCTCACAGTAACGAAACTGCAGTGCTCAGCCGGGCTGAAAACATCGAAACTGAACATTCCATTTTAATATTGCTGTAATGCAGTTTGACGGTATTTAAGTTTGTTTGTATATTTGGAGTCATGTGTACTAGTTTTAATGTATATTGAACAAAAAATGACTAAAGGTATGCTTAAATATGTATATGTAACAATTCATgttaaatgtactgtaaattgtaaaatttaagatttaagatttatgtGACCATGTTTGGTTTGCAATAAAAGTTTAACTTTATTACACCTCATAAGCTCGTTATTGATCATTGAAattcttcattcatttgttttatggaTTTTCCTTCAGTCTTAAATACGCAGATagttttttatttcatcctgTCTTGACATTATCCAACAGTGTCCGTAGAGAGAAAGCGCCTCAAGTTAGCGAATAAGCTAAAAAAATGTGAAGACTGAAGATCAAATGGTGAACATTTACCAGCTCTGGTTGAAAAGGGCTTGAGCTACTGACCGCTGTCAAACGTCCCACATTAATGTAGAATGGACTTTACTCCCCCGCCGCCATGCGTCAACAACCTTACACAACAATGACGGTGatgtccaagtgtgtgtgtgtgtgtgtatgtggacgCACTAACACAAATTATCGACTGATAAGGCCACTTCAGGTCAAAGGATTTTAATGAACCCAATTCAGCAGAGTGGTTTTATATTGCACAAGAGGAGCATTGATTTTTGATGCAAACGCTACATTTGCATGAATGATCATTCATGTAGGAATGATAGAAGTAGTGTGCTGTGCCCTCAATAAGATTACAGCAGGGTGGTGTGTCGATGAGGGAGAGTGTCCTTCGACTGGAGTTCAAGGTTGTGTCCATTCTTAATTGAGTCTGCTGGGGTGTCTTTAGGGAGGACACTGCATGTCTCACAGATCCAGGGGGTTATTGTGTAGGTGACCCTAGACCTCTAACTTCCTTGGAAGGGGGTAAAGCGATAAAGGATTTCACCACAAAGACACTGCAAGTCGACTGTGGGGAAGGAAACCCATAAAGTTTTTAACTCTCCAGACTCGTCTAGCCAACACATTGTTGGTCTGAGAAGCTGCTTGACAAGTCAGTGACTCCAGTTGAAAAGGTTAATCAACAGACATATAATTgaggaaaatgttgtttttggaaGTCACTCCAGatgatcagtgtttttcagaatTAGAACATCCTGATAACATCTTTAAGAACTGCTATTTATCCAAAATGATCATCTACACAAAGCCTGCATGTGTTACATTTGAGATGACAGACTATCAAATCACTACCTTCCACTGCACCCTTTGTATCTATGCACTGTTATTACTTAAACACTATTGTCACTGTAGTTTTTcccatcaacatcaacatcaacatcatcatcatcctcattatTGTCCACTGGTCTTAGATTTCAGAGAGGGTGAACAAAGTTACTTACTGTTGATGAACCCTCACAGTAAAGGCCAAAAATGAATGCTGCTACATGTGGTGACAGTGTGGAATATTTTGGATATTAGCAGAATATTGTGTGATCCCCATTAGCTCACATGCTTTGTACTGTCTGTCTTATGTAGATTTGTAATGGTCTGAGGGCTACAGTGCTTCCATATCGTCGAAGCAGCAATAGTCACacactgccatctgctggccGAGTTGTGAATTGATAAAGTAAACCAGTCGCTCAGTCTTCCTTTGTGTTTGCCAAAACTCAGCCAACAAATATGACATTAGATACTGCTTGAGTTTATTAAGGGCTTGAACAATGTTTTAAAGGACACTGAGATGTAGAAAGGTGAAACATGGCTGATCTTCGGGGGTTTTCAGGGGTCTCTACGCTGCATTCTTGCACTGCAGTTCCAGCTTGGACACCAGCGCAAAACTGCTTGATTACTGATGTTCTTTAACGTGTGATCATACAGCTACAACTTCATGCATGTCTCTCATAAATATTAATTCACAGATGATGTTTTACATTAAGTTGGGGATGAATGTGTCACACGTTggaaagttgaaaaaaatatggaaattgctctttatttatttgaaatgcaGATCCATTGAAATAAGGCATTATTATGTTATATTATTATGTATGTATCATATTGTATAATTTCTACACAATTATCGGTATTAAGATTACGCTGTTGATACAAACATATTTAATCAATGGCATAGTGTTATATTAACGTGCTCGTTTTGTTAACTGTAAATGGACGTTACTACTGAGTTTAAAAGTTCTTATTCTTAAGATTTTCATAAAATCATACCAGTTTCTGAAACTAGTCATAGTCATTtttttcaccctaaaatgtttaaaagtgGTCAAATCCATGATCAGATGCAGTTCAACATCCAAGAAACAGATAATTAAAGGTAAGAgcagtggtaaaaaaaaaaaaaaatcagcatttaaaGGCATGTAAGAGGAATTTGGCACTTTATGACGCATGTTCATAGAGTCTGGGGTCATACTGATGTTTAGTGATGCATTTCATTATCTTATTTTACTGCTGTATCGGGCAACTATGCATTTCCCCCCATGTAGTTactgttattgttttatttgtgtgtttagtgtttTAGTGTATTTTATATTAATCTGTCATTCATTTAGGCTGGACATATTTTTGCTGTACACTGCTGGATGTCATAGATAGGACTGGCCTTTTTCATAACTCAGTCCTCGATAGAATCCAGCGATAGATAGAGTCCAACCagcagtttgagtgtgtgtgtgtgtgtgtgtgtgtgtgtatatatatatatatatatatatatatatacacacacacacacatatatatattctgCTTCTGCCCCCTGTAGCTGCAGAGCCTAGTGACGACCGTGTTGGTTGCTATCATTATAGCGTGACATTTGCCTCTATCACGGCTGGATGTCTGACACTTCAGCACTCTGACATTTTCTGCAAGAACCATTTGGTTTTAGAGTTGGCAGCCAATTTATGATATTTCTGCTCCTGGTTCAGTCCTGTGGTGCTGttagaaatgcaatcacagtgtCCATCCTCAGTGATAAAAgcaactgaagaaaaaaaaattactcaGGCTCAGGGACATGTAGGGTTCACCTATTTTTTGTTGCAATGTTCAAAATCCAAAGAAACTGCAGCACTAACCCCTGCAGGAGCGTGACAATCCATATCTTCACATGTAAccattgctgcttttgtttggggAAGTACATGAAGCTTTATTCATACAGCATTTTTCAAAACCTCagaaacatttagaaaaataaatttCAGTGAAATAATATGATGAATCAAGTGTGCCCACCGTTAATTAGTAGCAACATGCCAGATAAGTCAGGGAATAttgataaaatatgaaaaatgtttGCCGTAAATCAGGTTCTTTCTTGGAGTACTACAGCACTCCACATGGTGGCACCGTTTCCCTTCCCTTCATCATAAAAAAAGCCTTTTGTAGGACAATTTCATTTAATGTTGGCCACAAGGGCACAATTAAATAATGTCTCTATGAGGTTTCAGGATGTGCTTATTGATGAGACTCCCTGATATGCTGACATGCCTGAATCATCCTAGCCCTCCCCTTTCATGTCATAATGACTGTGAGGGCGGTGGCTATGTTCACATCCTCATCATTATTTAGTTGGTTGGTGTTTTAACTTGTAATCTTATCAACTATACCAGTGTGCCCTTGTAGTGCGACTGTGCAATCATATTTATTACTTTCCCATCATCTAGTTTCCTCCCACCTTGTCACAATAGTTTACTTTAGGGTATTTATGGTGGACAAAAATCACCTGCCTTATCACCTCACCTCCTGACTCAGCCCTTGCACTATGACATGATGATTTCTCCAGTGAATTTTACATGATACTCATCGTGTGTGAGAGGttgtgagaaagacagagatatAAAAGAGGGCACATAATGAATGGCTTTGTGTATGTAATCGTGTGGGTGCATGCAAAGTagtatgtgtgcatctgtgtttgtctgcatgtgcatatgGCCGtagatgcatgtgtgtatttcttaaTATGTGTGTTATATTATACTCGGTTCAGGCACAACTGTTTGTACGCTCCAAGTCACTGagaataatgaaatgatgataAGGAGGATTAAAACTCCTGTTTCAAGTAGCAGAACATATTTACTCaaacacttcacttcacatACTCATActtgagtatttacattttctgctcctttttttACTTGGAAATAAGATACTCTTTACTCTGCTGCATTTATCTTACAGCCATTGTAACTTTGCAGATAACAAAACGTTAGATCGGTTTATAAAATCTAATGTGTTGTTACAAATTGTAACACAATGGTATATGCAGTATTTAGAATTAGCCTGAGCTCAAACCTACATATAAACTTCACTTGTAATTTAGAACTTTTACACTGTAGCAGTGCCATACTGCTAGTGCAGCGTTTGAATACATAAAAAAGCCTATTGGTTAATTTGCACCAACATTATGCACGTTTGACCTTCAGACTATCAGTAGGTGTGTCTGCTGATTGTGTTGCCACTAAATTCCTGCTGTGTGAGCAAAACTTGCTctctttaataaaaaaaaaactgccatttCAGGGAGTTTTGCCAGCATGGCTTACCAATAAGCAGATGGCTGTCGTTCATTGAGAAAAAGAGGCCTTACAAACACAAAGTTAAACAATTTCTTTGACTACAAGCTGAGTGATTGTGTTCTTGATCATTAAAATTGTAAAACAGCATTCCCGCATGGTGTTTATTGTTGTTGCGCCCGGACATTTTTGACTTGACGAAAGTTGATTAACCAGCATGTCTACTATTATATAATAGTATAATAATTACGTGACCAATTGCTGAGATATAGGCAAGTCTCCAACAACTGGGGCACCCATAGTTATCTTGGTTACTGAGTCATTACataacacacgcacgcacgcacacacgcacgcacgcacaggaTCAAGTGACAGTAGTTAAAAACAGGTCAAACTATGGATTCTGTAGGTCACGTCTGCTCGTCTAAATACATCTCTTTGAAAGTAGGCCAAGCACAAACAGTCTAACGGGCGCATGAGGCTACATTCTGTCATCTGGGAGGCAGCAGGGAAGGTGTGACAGCTCAGTCCTGCTGCATTCGTAGAAAAAGGGACatgggaagagaggaaaatcaGCAGGTAGCCTCCCCgtttgttttcacatgcagtatgAGAGAGAGCGTTATTGATGCAGGTGTATTTTATTGCTGGTTCCTTTCCAGCGATGATCACAGCAGAGAATAGCTTCACCATAACCGATTAGAAATTATGCAATTACACAAACCAGCACAGAGAAAGATAACATCACTGATAACACTGTATACCACGCCACGATAGAGAAATATTAACCCACAGGAATACACCgtctcatttttaaaaactttaaCGTAGGCGCTACTTGATTGACACGTTTGGGCCAATAGGATTTGACGTTGGGCTTTCCAGGGAAGGATTCGCGTTTCCTATTGGTCGTGTGGGCAGACACGGGCGGGGCCAGACAACTTTCCAAAACAAGTTTGATGCGTGCGCCGACACGAGAGGAGCTGAGCGAAAGAGTGAAGCTGGAGGCGAATGGACCGACAAACACAAATCTGAGCTATTAAGAGACAGAGCCGGGGCGCCAGGTAGGGACATGTAACCGCACACATCCGTCAAAACTACTTCAATACGCATTTAACGAAACTTTTCGTGCTTCATTTGCACGTCAGTAGCCCGAATTTGAAGTCTTTTTGCCAAAGAAAGCTGCTAACTTTTGCTGGAAAGACGCTGTGTCTTCCTTGGTGGTCCATAGCTTCCTCAAAAGGACATTTTAGCTCAACTTATGGACTTTCAGCGGACAcgtaaaaaaagaaacaccacACGGGAAAGGGGGTAGTCTCATTCTGTGTCATTACTTATGTATTAAATATGGCAACATGAGATGCCATTGATAGTGTAGGAAAGTGCATAATACCTATATCCATATACCAAAGACAGGCAACAACATAGGAAACATGAAGGAACTTCCAGATTCACCGATCTGTGTGTCACAgaacca
This window encodes:
- the sgk1 gene encoding serine/threonine-protein kinase Sgk1 isoform X4; translation: MKDKTTALTSFMKQRRMGLNDFIQRLATNSYACKHPEVQSILNLSPPQDAELMNTNPSPPPSPSQQINLGPSSNPSAKPSDFHFLKVIGKGSFGKVLLARHRADDQFYAVKVLQKKAILKKKEEKHIMSERNVLLKNVKHPFLVGLHYSFQTADKLYFILDYINGGELFYHLQRERCFLEPRARFYAAEIASALGYLHSLNIVYRDLKPENILLDSQGHIILTDFGLCKENIEPNGTTSTFCGTPEYLAPEVLHKQPYDRTVDWWCLGAVLYEMLYGLPPFYSRNTAEMYDNILNKPLQLKPNISNAARHLLEGLLQKDRTKRLGCTEDFIEIKNHIFFSPINWDDLNAKKITPPFNPNVTGPNDLRHFDPEFTDEPVPSSIGCSPDSALVTASIKEAAEAFVGFSYAPSMDSYL
- the sgk1 gene encoding serine/threonine-protein kinase Sgk1 isoform X2, producing MSAELHFNSSSLIMTIKTETEKPAMTYSKSRGLVALVTAFMKQRRMGLNDFIQRLATNSYACKHPEVQSILNLSPPQDAELMNTNPSPPPSPSQQINLGPSSNPSAKPSDFHFLKVIGKGSFGKVLLARHRADDQFYAVKVLQKKAILKKKEEKHIMSERNVLLKNVKHPFLVGLHYSFQTADKLYFILDYINGGELFYHLQRERCFLEPRARFYAAEIASALGYLHSLNIVYRDLKPENILLDSQGHIILTDFGLCKENIEPNGTTSTFCGTPEYLAPEVLHKQPYDRTVDWWCLGAVLYEMLYGLPPFYSRNTAEMYDNILNKPLQLKPNISNAARHLLEGLLQKDRTKRLGCTEDFIEIKNHIFFSPINWDDLNAKKITPPFNPNVTGPNDLRHFDPEFTDEPVPSSIGCSPDSALVTASIKEAAEAFVGFSYAPSMDSYL
- the sgk1 gene encoding serine/threonine-protein kinase Sgk1 isoform X3; its protein translation is MQTGEPCLHPSGAFMKQRRMGLNDFIQRLATNSYACKHPEVQSILNLSPPQDAELMNTNPSPPPSPSQQINLGPSSNPSAKPSDFHFLKVIGKGSFGKVLLARHRADDQFYAVKVLQKKAILKKKEEKHIMSERNVLLKNVKHPFLVGLHYSFQTADKLYFILDYINGGELFYHLQRERCFLEPRARFYAAEIASALGYLHSLNIVYRDLKPENILLDSQGHIILTDFGLCKENIEPNGTTSTFCGTPEYLAPEVLHKQPYDRTVDWWCLGAVLYEMLYGLPPFYSRNTAEMYDNILNKPLQLKPNISNAARHLLEGLLQKDRTKRLGCTEDFIEIKNHIFFSPINWDDLNAKKITPPFNPNVTGPNDLRHFDPEFTDEPVPSSIGCSPDSALVTASIKEAAEAFVGFSYAPSMDSYL
- the sgk1 gene encoding serine/threonine-protein kinase Sgk1 isoform X1 encodes the protein MKLVNGGGGGGGGGGGGGGGGGGGGGGGAGVGGGGEKTAFSFKKCSAFQFVKRKVRRWMRNPKVSVEKAQGKGLLYPCPKCPLAEDLWYTHFPSPYGCCHYSGLQGGQYYHQEPCSPCPASGQTSGHDKSKSCKVRKWKMLARHHGDGTGKQKEAESDVHLGCCQSWGFHASPLLASPVMLECSICSGPYISYALEDTWQPRQRTQAMDLYYHNESDPDSYCCPGDNTFMKQRRMGLNDFIQRLATNSYACKHPEVQSILNLSPPQDAELMNTNPSPPPSPSQQINLGPSSNPSAKPSDFHFLKVIGKGSFGKVLLARHRADDQFYAVKVLQKKAILKKKEEKHIMSERNVLLKNVKHPFLVGLHYSFQTADKLYFILDYINGGELFYHLQRERCFLEPRARFYAAEIASALGYLHSLNIVYRDLKPENILLDSQGHIILTDFGLCKENIEPNGTTSTFCGTPEYLAPEVLHKQPYDRTVDWWCLGAVLYEMLYGLPPFYSRNTAEMYDNILNKPLQLKPNISNAARHLLEGLLQKDRTKRLGCTEDFIEIKNHIFFSPINWDDLNAKKITPPFNPNVTGPNDLRHFDPEFTDEPVPSSIGCSPDSALVTASIKEAAEAFVGFSYAPSMDSYL